The DNA sequence TTGCGATTATGATATTGGATATTCATCCCAAACGCTGCTGCTCTTCTGGCTACAGCACTGCCTATTCTTCCCATTCCAAAAATGCCCAGTGTTGAGCCAAAAAGCTCGCGCCCAAGGAGCATAGTGGGGTGCCATCCGTGGAAATTGCCATCGCGGACCATTTTCTCGCCCTCCCGAAGACGACGAGAAGCGCTGAGGATAAGGGTGAAGGCTATGTCTGCGGTGGCTTCCGTTAGAACACCAGGGGTGTTGGTTACCATAACGCCATGCCTAGTAGCTGACTCTATGTCAATATTATTATAACCAACGGCGTAGTTGCAGATTAGTTTGAGAGAAGATGTTTGAGGTGCGCTCAGGGGGCCTATCACCTCCTCGCCTATGGCGTCGCTTAGGCTGACAATAAGAACCTCACAGCCTTGAGCTTTTTCGACAAGCTCTTGCGGACTACTATAGTTTTCAATGATATTCAGGTTACAAGTAGTTCGCAGCTTATCCATAGCTGGCTCAATTAACTGAGTTGTTATAGCGACGACGGGTTTTGACTGGTCTTGCATGGCATCTCCTTTATGGCAGTAAAAGTCGCGATGGAATAAAGTAGCGAAAAG is a window from the Desulfurispira natronophila genome containing:
- a CDS encoding 2-hydroxyacid dehydrogenase; this translates as MQDQSKPVVAITTQLIEPAMDKLRTTCNLNIIENYSSPQELVEKAQGCEVLIVSLSDAIGEEVIGPLSAPQTSSLKLICNYAVGYNNIDIESATRHGVMVTNTPGVLTEATADIAFTLILSASRRLREGEKMVRDGNFHGWHPTMLLGRELFGSTLGIFGMGRIGSAVARRAAAFGMNIQYHNRKPVKDSPHQWVDFDTLISSSDFIAICAPSTPETRHRFTLDTFNHMKRTAVLVNVGRGEIIREKDLAEALEKGYIFAAGLDVYEFEPEVEPALLERDNVVLLPHLGSATDTTRMAMAQLCIDAITSVYHQGLIPSNCVNYRPDQEYHT